One segment of Mycolicibacterium sp. YH-1 DNA contains the following:
- a CDS encoding RidA family protein, giving the protein MSTERHQPPDPQGDYASAVVHAGVAYSAGMTPRRDGQLTITGEVGSTVSIEQARAAARLAAANALAAVRVALPADAGVRCLRMTVYIACAPDFHDLSAVADGASDAIVATLGSRALPARSAIGVRCLPSGAPVEVELVAASVPA; this is encoded by the coding sequence GTGTCGACTGAGCGCCATCAGCCTCCTGACCCGCAGGGCGACTACGCGTCTGCTGTCGTGCATGCCGGCGTCGCGTACAGCGCGGGCATGACACCGCGGCGGGACGGGCAGCTCACCATCACCGGGGAGGTCGGCTCGACGGTCTCCATCGAACAGGCCCGCGCCGCAGCGCGACTCGCGGCCGCCAACGCACTGGCAGCCGTCCGGGTGGCGCTGCCCGCGGATGCCGGCGTGCGGTGCTTGCGCATGACCGTCTACATCGCCTGTGCGCCGGACTTCCACGATCTGTCCGCCGTGGCCGATGGCGCCTCCGATGCGATCGTGGCCACTCTGGGCTCACGGGCGCTGCCCGCGCGCAGTGCGATTGGCGTGCGGTGCCTTCCATCTGGTGCACCGGTGGAGGTCGAACTCGTCGCGGCGTCCGTCCCGGCCTGA
- a CDS encoding aldehyde dehydrogenase family protein, with amino-acid sequence MFEGANFIDGRWVPAVSGETFERRNPACQDDVIGSFPASGAADVRGAIDALDKAAPEWAATSPERRAAILESAATHLESRSAELIAELVREEGKTTAEATMEVSRTPANLRFYAGEATRTTGDTYPAAGAGLVYTLREPVGIVAAITPWNFPLNIPSRKLGPALAAGNPVLFKPSEVTPLMGQRLVEAMLAGGLPPNAIALVHGGADAGAAMVADPRVAAVTFTGSTRVGRLIHREVGPDRRVQLEMGGKNPVVVAEDANLDAAAALIIKGAFGLSGQACTGTSRVIAVDAVHDELLERVVAKTEALSVGPGADTGVNMGPLASAAQLETFLAYVRAGEDDGATLRCGGTTVGGGGFFVRPTVFSDTTPTMRIVREEVFGPLLAFQRAVSLDEAILLANATEYGLSAAIVTNDIAAATQFASRSRSGLVKINQPTTGMAMNAPFGGYKASSTQTFKEQAGPSMMGFYTLEKTVYLNPVA; translated from the coding sequence ATGTTCGAGGGTGCCAATTTCATCGACGGCCGTTGGGTGCCAGCGGTTTCCGGCGAGACGTTTGAACGCCGCAATCCGGCCTGCCAGGACGACGTGATCGGCAGCTTCCCGGCCTCAGGCGCGGCCGACGTCCGCGGCGCCATCGACGCACTCGACAAGGCCGCACCCGAATGGGCCGCGACCTCGCCGGAGCGTCGGGCAGCAATCCTGGAGTCTGCGGCGACGCACCTCGAGTCGAGGTCTGCCGAATTGATCGCCGAACTCGTCCGGGAGGAGGGCAAGACCACCGCCGAGGCGACCATGGAGGTCAGCCGGACACCGGCGAATCTCCGGTTCTACGCAGGCGAGGCCACCCGCACCACCGGGGACACCTACCCCGCGGCCGGGGCCGGCCTGGTGTACACACTGCGCGAGCCGGTGGGCATCGTCGCTGCGATCACCCCGTGGAACTTCCCGTTGAACATCCCGTCACGCAAGCTCGGCCCTGCCCTCGCCGCGGGTAACCCGGTGCTGTTCAAACCGTCTGAGGTCACGCCGCTGATGGGCCAGCGCCTGGTCGAGGCGATGCTGGCCGGCGGGCTGCCGCCGAACGCGATTGCCCTGGTGCACGGCGGTGCCGACGCCGGGGCGGCGATGGTGGCCGACCCCCGAGTCGCAGCCGTCACGTTCACCGGGTCAACCCGGGTGGGACGGTTGATCCACCGCGAGGTGGGTCCCGACCGGCGGGTGCAGCTCGAGATGGGCGGCAAGAACCCCGTCGTGGTGGCCGAGGACGCGAACCTCGACGCGGCCGCGGCGCTGATCATCAAGGGCGCCTTCGGTCTCAGCGGCCAGGCGTGCACCGGGACGAGCCGAGTGATCGCCGTCGACGCCGTCCACGACGAGCTACTGGAGCGCGTCGTCGCGAAGACCGAGGCGCTGTCTGTCGGCCCCGGCGCGGACACCGGCGTCAACATGGGCCCGCTGGCCAGCGCCGCTCAGCTCGAGACGTTTCTGGCCTACGTGCGTGCCGGTGAGGATGACGGGGCGACGCTGCGCTGCGGCGGCACGACGGTGGGCGGCGGGGGCTTCTTCGTCCGCCCGACGGTCTTCTCCGACACCACGCCCACGATGCGCATCGTCCGCGAGGAGGTCTTCGGACCGCTGCTCGCCTTTCAGCGAGCGGTGTCCCTCGACGAGGCGATCCTGCTGGCCAATGCGACGGAGTACGGGCTCAGCGCGGCCATCGTCACCAATGACATCGCCGCCGCAACGCAATTCGCGTCCCGGTCGAGGAGTGGTCTGGTGAAGATCAACCAGCCGACGACGGGGATGGCCATGAACGCGCCGTTCGGCGGGTACAAGGCGTCGAGCACCCAGACCTTCAAGGAACAGGCGGGCCCGTCGATGATGGGGTTCTACACGCTCGAGAAAACCGTCTATCTCAATCCAGTCGCCTGA
- a CDS encoding NAD(P)/FAD-dependent oxidoreductase — protein sequence MTVQTFVAIGAGQTAAVAARTLRRRGFDGRIILVGDEPHMPYQRPPLSKEFLAGTDTLESLQILPEAWRTANAVEVLTGAAVTRLDPNTRTIEIAGHKPILADSVLIATGGRPRTLPAPGPRPELVHQLRTIGDAQRLQRCLTPGQRLVLIGAGFIGLEIAATAVALGVDVTILEAAAVPLTAVVGARMGAECARMHRDRGVDLRTNAVVRSLRTTNDHVVIEIDDGPPLEADIAVVGIGIVLNTAVAAEAGLHIDDGIVVDAQGRTSIPNVFAAGDVARRHSARAGRHVRFEHFDNANKQGAAVANAMLGRDAVSDEASWFWSDQFDHNIQFLGAATQTCDIVIRGNPAERDFTAFYVDDGILCAAFAIDRGDDVMVARELLGRPVEATVLADEDTDLWDLVDTEEAVQ from the coding sequence ATGACCGTTCAGACATTCGTCGCCATAGGTGCGGGACAGACCGCCGCGGTGGCGGCCCGCACCCTGCGCCGCCGAGGATTCGACGGACGCATCATCCTGGTCGGCGATGAGCCGCACATGCCGTACCAGCGGCCACCGCTGTCGAAGGAATTCCTCGCCGGCACCGATACTCTCGAGTCGCTGCAGATACTGCCCGAGGCCTGGCGGACCGCCAACGCTGTCGAGGTCCTGACCGGCGCGGCGGTGACGCGACTCGACCCGAACACGCGGACCATCGAAATCGCCGGGCACAAACCGATTCTCGCGGATTCGGTGCTGATCGCGACCGGCGGCCGCCCGCGCACACTGCCGGCGCCGGGGCCACGGCCCGAACTGGTGCACCAGTTACGCACCATCGGTGACGCGCAACGACTGCAGCGTTGTTTGACACCTGGTCAGCGGCTGGTACTGATCGGCGCCGGGTTCATCGGGCTTGAAATCGCCGCCACAGCAGTGGCCCTGGGCGTCGACGTCACGATACTGGAGGCCGCCGCAGTGCCGCTGACCGCCGTCGTCGGCGCACGTATGGGCGCCGAGTGCGCGCGAATGCATCGCGATCGGGGCGTCGATCTCCGCACCAACGCCGTGGTCCGTTCCCTTCGCACCACCAACGATCACGTCGTCATCGAAATCGACGACGGGCCGCCGCTGGAAGCCGACATCGCCGTGGTGGGGATAGGAATCGTGCTCAACACCGCTGTCGCCGCGGAGGCGGGGCTGCACATCGACGACGGGATCGTCGTGGACGCGCAGGGCCGGACCTCGATTCCCAACGTATTCGCCGCAGGCGACGTCGCTCGCCGCCACTCCGCACGGGCCGGGCGCCACGTCCGGTTCGAGCACTTCGACAACGCCAACAAGCAGGGCGCTGCGGTCGCCAACGCCATGCTCGGTCGCGACGCCGTCTCAGACGAGGCGAGCTGGTTCTGGTCGGACCAGTTCGACCACAACATCCAGTTCCTCGGTGCCGCAACGCAAACCTGCGACATCGTCATCCGCGGTAACCCCGCCGAGCGGGACTTCACCGCCTTCTATGTCGACGACGGCATCCTCTGTGCTGCGTTCGCGATTGACCGCGGAGACGACGTGATGGTTGCGCGTGAACTACTCGGCCGCCCCGTCGAGGCCACGGTGCTCGCCGACGAGGACACCGACCTATGGGATCTCGTCGACACGGAAGAGGCGGTGCAGTGA
- a CDS encoding TenA family transcriptional regulator produces MTALLGREEFRAELENAIKGREAKNASFSKAWAEGKLQKRHFARWAENHFHYVGPFADYLANIYSNTPDEFTGAKDFTLQNMYEEELADIRHTDLLIKFGEACGTTKERIEDPSNMNPITRGLQAWCYAVSQREHFVVATAALVVGLESQVPSIYTKQIVPLREVYKFTEDEIEFFDLHITSDVVHGERGYQIVLDHADTPQLQQRCLQLVRWGAEMRFSYTKGLYDHYVAPDLESAAV; encoded by the coding sequence ATGACCGCACTCCTCGGGCGCGAAGAATTTCGCGCAGAACTCGAGAACGCCATCAAGGGGCGCGAGGCCAAGAACGCCTCATTCAGCAAGGCATGGGCGGAGGGCAAGCTGCAGAAGCGGCACTTCGCGCGGTGGGCCGAGAACCACTTCCACTATGTCGGACCGTTCGCCGACTACCTGGCCAACATCTACTCGAACACCCCCGACGAGTTCACGGGAGCCAAGGACTTCACGCTGCAGAACATGTACGAGGAGGAACTCGCCGATATCCGGCACACCGACCTCCTCATCAAGTTCGGCGAGGCGTGCGGCACCACGAAGGAACGCATCGAGGATCCCTCGAACATGAACCCGATCACGCGTGGCCTGCAGGCGTGGTGCTACGCGGTGTCGCAGCGTGAGCACTTCGTCGTCGCGACGGCAGCGCTGGTGGTGGGCCTGGAGTCGCAGGTGCCGAGCATCTACACCAAGCAGATCGTTCCCCTTCGCGAGGTGTACAAGTTCACCGAGGACGAGATCGAGTTCTTCGACCTGCACATCACTTCCGACGTGGTGCACGGTGAGCGCGGGTATCAGATCGTGCTCGACCATGCCGACACCCCACAGCTGCAGCAGCGCTGCCTGCAACTGGTCCGGTGGGGCGCGGAGATGCGCTTCTCCTACACCAAGGGCCTCTACGACCACTACGTCGCTCCGGATCTGGAGTCGGCGGCCGTCTGA
- a CDS encoding CdaR family transcriptional regulator, producing MTASPTNNDRMTVHGLLDESLMSGARVVAGADRLDVELNWVLPLNEVLSQPDRLEAVAVYARPEALVGHSGAMSALVARGAATLLVDGVLPLSFSRSVLPPALVVIEMGVPVGFGALNRLLAERALNQEVHVMRYSTHVHDLLAGLFHRGAGLRILIQEVSNLAHNPAVALDSRGHLVAHHGLAADAVAPLAESVGEMLAADLPAAARRIDGHDTRVQTVTGPHDSVWTCVASAIRLGKSFEGWVVILVPDAHPGSHDLACHVVLTEQATAIVGSEMLRQRSVDEAEERARGDFVQALVHGSFSSEHDMRARAEHHDIDLDSRFGVFVAPGVLPHGTDSPTASMVRLARYAAGVAPHRSVHAYVTVIGDVLVVVRTLRSEQDDAMREEMDEYACAMSSELERRRGMRAPVSYGRPARGAGEVRESYREARVALGIARRLHRTGATSYQELRSFTVLAQIADSEHSRQLVREVLGPLRSGPDLLDTLIAYLAEGGNVNATARVLNVHRNTMLAKLDRISRALGMDIRVSENQFTAWLAIRLGLLDEVQSAVDREASFR from the coding sequence ATGACGGCTTCACCGACCAACAACGACCGCATGACGGTGCACGGCCTGCTCGACGAGTCCCTCATGTCGGGCGCTCGCGTGGTAGCCGGCGCGGACCGGCTCGACGTGGAGCTGAACTGGGTGCTGCCACTCAACGAGGTGTTGTCGCAGCCCGACCGACTCGAGGCGGTCGCGGTCTACGCCCGCCCCGAGGCGTTGGTCGGCCACAGCGGTGCCATGTCCGCGCTGGTCGCCCGCGGCGCCGCGACCCTCCTGGTGGATGGTGTGTTGCCACTGAGCTTCTCCCGATCCGTGCTGCCGCCTGCGCTCGTCGTCATCGAGATGGGCGTCCCGGTGGGTTTTGGCGCGCTCAATCGCCTGCTCGCGGAGCGGGCCCTCAACCAGGAAGTGCACGTGATGCGCTACTCGACGCACGTGCATGACTTGCTCGCGGGGCTTTTCCATCGCGGCGCGGGACTGCGGATCCTGATCCAGGAGGTGTCGAACCTGGCGCACAATCCGGCGGTCGCGCTTGACTCGCGCGGCCATCTGGTGGCCCACCACGGCCTGGCCGCCGATGCCGTTGCGCCGCTGGCGGAGTCGGTGGGCGAGATGCTCGCCGCCGACCTGCCTGCCGCGGCGCGGCGAATCGACGGCCATGACACCCGGGTACAGACCGTCACGGGGCCGCACGACAGCGTCTGGACGTGTGTGGCCAGCGCGATTCGGCTCGGCAAGTCGTTCGAGGGGTGGGTGGTGATCCTGGTACCCGACGCCCACCCGGGTAGCCATGACCTCGCGTGTCACGTCGTCCTCACCGAACAGGCCACCGCCATTGTCGGCTCGGAGATGCTGCGCCAACGCAGCGTGGATGAGGCCGAGGAGCGCGCCCGCGGCGACTTCGTTCAAGCCCTCGTGCACGGAAGCTTCTCCAGCGAACATGACATGCGCGCAAGGGCCGAGCATCACGATATCGACCTCGACTCCCGGTTCGGGGTGTTCGTCGCTCCCGGTGTGCTGCCGCACGGGACGGACAGCCCGACCGCGAGCATGGTGCGTCTTGCCCGGTACGCGGCCGGCGTCGCACCGCACCGATCGGTGCACGCCTACGTGACAGTTATCGGTGACGTCCTCGTCGTCGTGCGGACGCTGCGCAGCGAACAAGACGATGCGATGCGTGAGGAGATGGACGAGTATGCGTGCGCCATGTCATCAGAACTCGAGCGGCGCCGCGGTATGCGGGCACCGGTGTCCTACGGCCGCCCGGCACGCGGTGCCGGAGAGGTCCGCGAGAGCTACCGGGAAGCACGTGTCGCCCTCGGCATTGCCCGCCGCCTGCACCGCACCGGCGCAACGTCGTATCAAGAGCTGCGCAGCTTCACCGTTCTGGCGCAGATCGCCGATTCGGAGCACAGCCGCCAGCTGGTGAGAGAAGTGCTGGGGCCGTTGAGGTCCGGACCTGATCTACTCGACACACTCATCGCCTACCTCGCCGAGGGCGGCAACGTGAACGCGACCGCTCGAGTGCTCAACGTGCACCGCAACACCATGTTGGCCAAGCTGGACCGGATCTCGCGCGCACTCGGGATGGACATTCGTGTCTCGGAGAACCAGTTCACAGCGTGGCTGGCAATTCGCCTCGGACTACTCGACGAAGTGCAGTCTGCGGTCGATCGTGAGGCCAGCTTCCGCTGA
- a CDS encoding non-heme iron oxygenase ferredoxin subunit, with product MEFKRVARSGQVPEGMVRRFFAGDHEFAVARLDGTAYATSNYCTHLDCLLSSGKLVDDGIGCSCHGSAFDLKTGEPICPPATVPIKTYPVEERDGEIFVGVDPGDAAIVPSRRARRGLG from the coding sequence ATGGAATTCAAGCGAGTCGCCCGGTCCGGGCAGGTGCCGGAGGGCATGGTGCGACGGTTCTTCGCCGGCGACCACGAGTTCGCGGTGGCCCGCCTGGACGGCACCGCATATGCGACGTCGAACTACTGCACCCATCTGGACTGCCTGCTGTCATCGGGGAAGCTGGTCGACGACGGTATCGGATGTTCCTGCCACGGCAGCGCATTCGATCTGAAGACCGGTGAACCCATCTGCCCGCCCGCGACCGTGCCCATCAAGACCTATCCCGTCGAGGAACGCGACGGTGAGATCTTCGTCGGCGTGGATCCCGGCGACGCCGCGATCGTCCCCAGTCGACGCGCCCGCAGAGGCTTGGGATGA
- a CDS encoding gamma-glutamyltransferase family protein, with translation MTAPARPPALSAGGMVSSSHPAASFAGARVLAEGGNAIDATLAMAAVTWLTLPGQCGVGGDAFAIVREPDGRVWTVNGSGFGPDGGTADFYRAKGLSSIPLDGPLSVTVPGAPAALATMHAHGATTALEELWEPAARLAETGLPCSAKTARDVREAFDSIRTDEGLAAVFAARSTAVDVGDRLRQPDLARTIRQLARDPRGFYHGELAERAVTALTAGGAPFSGDEWAAGASVDAEPAITARYGGALVHQTPLPSAGWMMLQQAALCDGVVGSMSWLGAQAIDRMARAARLAFRDRFELCGSDNTGAHDVLAPSRIQSQRDQLESSVADPSAFGVLAGDTTSTVAVDAEGRAVSFIHSLALTFGAKFSIPGTGVVLNNRLGRGAYLLSGHPNEVAPRRKPLHTLNAWIVTDDLNQLLHVGNTPGGDGQVQWNMQLLSHLVDHGLGPHQAVSAPRFTVYPGSDAHVIGEPDELRVEATTAESVRDELRTRGHHVVVQPAYGADGSAQIISRDERGILSGAADPRQEGVAIGVD, from the coding sequence ATGACGGCTCCCGCGCGCCCGCCGGCGCTGTCGGCCGGCGGTATGGTCAGCTCGAGCCATCCGGCCGCGAGCTTCGCCGGCGCGCGGGTGCTCGCCGAGGGCGGTAACGCGATCGATGCCACCCTCGCCATGGCCGCCGTCACCTGGCTGACCCTTCCCGGGCAATGCGGAGTCGGCGGAGATGCCTTCGCGATCGTCCGGGAACCCGACGGTCGGGTGTGGACGGTCAACGGTTCGGGTTTCGGGCCAGACGGGGGCACCGCTGACTTCTACCGCGCCAAGGGCCTGTCGAGTATTCCGCTGGACGGCCCCCTGTCCGTGACCGTCCCCGGTGCGCCCGCGGCACTCGCCACGATGCACGCCCACGGCGCGACGACAGCGCTCGAAGAGCTGTGGGAGCCCGCCGCTCGCCTCGCCGAGACCGGACTGCCGTGTTCGGCCAAGACCGCCCGGGACGTGCGCGAGGCCTTTGACAGCATCCGCACTGACGAGGGCCTCGCCGCCGTGTTCGCCGCACGATCCACCGCGGTCGACGTCGGGGATCGGCTCCGCCAGCCCGACCTGGCCCGCACCATCCGCCAGCTGGCCCGCGACCCTCGAGGCTTCTATCACGGCGAGCTGGCCGAACGAGCCGTCACGGCGCTGACCGCAGGCGGCGCCCCGTTCAGCGGTGACGAATGGGCGGCAGGCGCGTCGGTGGATGCGGAGCCGGCGATCACGGCGCGATACGGCGGTGCGCTCGTGCACCAGACCCCGCTGCCCTCTGCCGGCTGGATGATGCTGCAGCAGGCGGCGTTGTGCGACGGTGTCGTCGGTTCCATGTCGTGGCTCGGCGCCCAGGCGATCGACCGGATGGCGCGCGCCGCGCGACTTGCCTTTCGGGACCGTTTCGAACTGTGCGGCAGCGATAACACCGGCGCTCACGATGTGCTCGCCCCCAGCCGGATTCAGTCCCAGCGTGACCAGTTGGAGTCCTCCGTCGCAGACCCCTCCGCGTTCGGCGTGCTCGCCGGTGACACCACCTCCACGGTCGCCGTCGACGCCGAGGGCCGCGCCGTGAGCTTCATCCACTCGCTGGCACTCACCTTCGGCGCCAAGTTCTCCATTCCCGGAACCGGTGTGGTGCTTAACAATCGGCTCGGGCGCGGCGCCTACCTGCTCTCCGGCCATCCGAACGAGGTCGCGCCACGGCGCAAACCGCTGCACACCCTCAACGCCTGGATCGTCACCGACGATCTCAACCAACTGCTCCACGTCGGGAACACCCCCGGCGGTGACGGCCAGGTGCAATGGAACATGCAGCTGCTGTCGCACCTCGTCGACCACGGGCTGGGCCCGCATCAAGCCGTTTCGGCGCCCCGGTTCACCGTGTACCCCGGCTCGGACGCCCACGTCATCGGCGAACCCGACGAACTGCGGGTCGAGGCGACGACAGCGGAGTCCGTCCGCGACGAGTTGCGGACACGCGGCCACCACGTCGTGGTGCAACCCGCGTACGGGGCGGACGGCAGCGCCCAGATCATCTCCCGAGACGAACGCGGAATCCTCAGCGGTGCAGCCGATCCCAGACAGGAGGGGGTGGCGATCGGTGTCGACTGA
- a CDS encoding Rieske 2Fe-2S domain-containing protein — protein MTAEWIAVATITDLNRRRKLRVECGGVAVALFAAAGRVYAMADSCIHQDRSLSKGTLLHGKVICPGHQWQFDLETGYEEGQDRCQPTYPVRVEADTIYVDTTAQLSTITTAGEEAHG, from the coding sequence ATGACCGCGGAATGGATTGCGGTGGCGACGATCACAGACCTGAATCGTCGCCGCAAACTGCGGGTCGAGTGCGGCGGTGTGGCCGTCGCACTCTTCGCCGCGGCCGGGCGGGTGTACGCGATGGCGGACTCCTGCATCCACCAGGATCGGTCGCTGTCGAAGGGCACACTGCTGCACGGCAAGGTGATCTGCCCGGGCCACCAGTGGCAGTTCGACCTGGAAACCGGATACGAGGAGGGCCAGGACCGCTGCCAACCCACCTACCCGGTGCGGGTGGAGGCGGACACCATCTACGTCGACACCACGGCTCAGCTGTCCACCATCACGACCGCCGGAGAGGAAGCCCACGGATGA
- a CDS encoding MFS transporter: MTEVRSSAETNPPVVDPDTGTPLGLAALLAGTLVGTVSNNVVNVPLGAILDEFDAPLGSGVFVVVGFLLAMAATMPLAGWVGDRFGRRRIYCAALLGTAVCAIGAATAPSLPLLIGWRTLGGVAAAAFGPAVMGLISWMFSTEGRGRAMGAWASVNGFGQAIGPTMGGLVADTWGWRWVFVPLVPVALAGFVGALRYIPSYPGARMPFDVAGAAALTVGTAMLVLGLALIPRPDIPVWAVGGMVAAAFAALAWFAWHCARVEHPFVRIRLVAESRFARSTLAGFAQMFCLGATLLAIPLYLVGRGSSTSMAGVVLFAVPATMVLLGPLVGRWLDRLRPRRVLRTGLVVLLLAQIALTVGVAQERLVPAVLITLLVVTGTGIALVQTPAATGATRSPAGADGTGLGLYNLVRFTGSAMGAAWVAVALEVSTYPAVFAASAVVVALGLAGSFVGPDPQPT; this comes from the coding sequence ATGACCGAGGTACGCTCCTCAGCTGAGACGAATCCGCCCGTGGTGGATCCGGACACGGGCACGCCGCTGGGCCTTGCCGCGCTGCTCGCGGGGACACTGGTCGGGACGGTGAGCAACAACGTCGTCAACGTCCCACTCGGCGCGATACTCGACGAGTTCGACGCCCCGCTGGGCAGCGGCGTGTTCGTGGTGGTCGGCTTTCTGCTGGCGATGGCGGCGACCATGCCGCTGGCCGGCTGGGTCGGCGACCGGTTCGGCCGACGACGCATCTACTGCGCGGCGCTGCTCGGCACCGCGGTGTGTGCGATCGGTGCCGCGACAGCACCGTCATTGCCCCTGTTGATCGGGTGGCGCACGTTGGGGGGCGTTGCCGCGGCCGCGTTCGGACCGGCAGTGATGGGTCTGATCAGTTGGATGTTCTCAACCGAGGGCCGCGGCCGTGCGATGGGAGCGTGGGCATCGGTGAACGGTTTCGGCCAGGCGATCGGGCCGACGATGGGTGGGCTGGTCGCCGACACCTGGGGATGGCGTTGGGTATTCGTACCACTGGTTCCGGTGGCGCTGGCCGGATTCGTCGGGGCTCTGCGCTACATCCCGTCCTATCCCGGCGCCCGGATGCCCTTCGACGTCGCCGGTGCTGCCGCGCTGACTGTGGGAACGGCGATGCTGGTGCTGGGGCTGGCGCTGATCCCGCGGCCCGACATCCCGGTCTGGGCTGTCGGCGGAATGGTGGCGGCCGCGTTTGCGGCGCTGGCCTGGTTCGCCTGGCATTGCGCACGGGTGGAGCATCCCTTCGTGCGGATCCGCCTCGTCGCGGAGTCACGGTTCGCGCGCAGCACCCTGGCCGGCTTCGCCCAGATGTTCTGCCTGGGTGCAACTTTGTTGGCGATCCCGCTCTACCTCGTCGGCAGGGGCTCGTCCACGTCGATGGCGGGCGTGGTGTTGTTCGCGGTACCGGCCACGATGGTGCTGCTCGGACCCCTGGTGGGACGTTGGCTCGACCGGCTGCGTCCGAGGCGGGTACTGCGGACCGGACTCGTGGTCCTCCTGCTCGCGCAGATCGCGCTGACGGTCGGGGTGGCCCAGGAACGACTCGTGCCTGCCGTGCTGATCACCCTCCTCGTCGTGACCGGTACGGGAATCGCACTGGTGCAGACACCCGCGGCCACCGGCGCGACCCGTTCGCCCGCGGGGGCCGATGGCACCGGTCTTGGCCTGTACAACCTGGTCAGGTTCACCGGTTCTGCGATGGGGGCGGCGTGGGTGGCGGTGGCGCTCGAGGTGTCGACGTATCCGGCGGTGTTCGCCGCATCAGCGGTCGTCGTCGCTCTGGGCCTGGCCGGGTCCTTCGTCGGACCGGACCCGCAACCGACCTGA
- a CDS encoding heme-binding protein produces the protein MHQIHRITLDDALPLLAAGRAKAEELGVKQTLCICDDGGNVLALHRLPGARLTGVDIAIAKAFTAAGHERATHLFNEPPDGPALPGNEAFGISHMLPGKFAIFVGGFPLVFDGQIVGGVGISGGNGKQDKAVGAAILAEFEALTASVAR, from the coding sequence ATGCACCAAATTCACCGGATCACCCTGGACGATGCGCTGCCACTGCTGGCCGCGGGCCGGGCAAAGGCCGAGGAACTCGGCGTGAAACAGACACTCTGCATCTGCGATGACGGCGGCAACGTCCTCGCCCTGCACCGCCTGCCGGGTGCCCGGCTGACGGGTGTGGACATCGCGATCGCCAAGGCCTTCACCGCCGCCGGACATGAGCGGGCCACGCACCTTTTCAACGAGCCGCCGGACGGGCCGGCGCTGCCGGGGAACGAGGCGTTCGGAATCAGCCACATGCTGCCCGGGAAGTTCGCCATCTTCGTCGGCGGATTCCCGCTGGTCTTCGATGGTCAGATCGTCGGCGGGGTGGGGATCAGCGGCGGCAACGGGAAGCAGGACAAGGCCGTCGGCGCCGCGATCCTGGCGGAGTTCGAGGCGCTGACCGCGTCCGTCGCGCGTTGA
- a CDS encoding YoaK family protein — MRQPDRPQLALASMIALTFVTGVVDAVGFLGLDRVFTGNMTGNIVILGMGVAGADELPVLGPAVALAGFTAGAFAAGWVLRDRPAGSPASTWDLRVTVLLSVGAAVLLALTVVAVVMENFGTHMQVVIATAIAAVMGQQAMVARKLAVKDMTTVVVTSTLTSLAGETWVRGTSGAIVNRRFSAILVIFLGALAGAALLQIHMAIPLGVAAAGTVVVVITGHLLLREKRVRRPDFAETNRS, encoded by the coding sequence ATGCGACAACCTGATCGGCCGCAGCTGGCCCTAGCCTCCATGATCGCTCTGACCTTCGTCACAGGCGTCGTCGACGCGGTCGGATTCCTCGGACTCGACCGCGTGTTCACCGGCAACATGACGGGCAACATCGTCATCCTCGGCATGGGCGTCGCAGGTGCCGATGAACTGCCCGTACTGGGCCCCGCGGTGGCCCTGGCCGGATTCACCGCCGGCGCCTTCGCCGCGGGCTGGGTGCTGAGAGATCGCCCCGCCGGATCGCCTGCGTCCACCTGGGACCTGCGCGTCACCGTCCTGCTGAGTGTGGGCGCGGCGGTCCTGCTCGCATTGACCGTCGTCGCCGTCGTCATGGAGAACTTCGGCACGCACATGCAGGTGGTCATCGCCACTGCCATCGCCGCGGTGATGGGTCAGCAAGCCATGGTCGCACGCAAGCTGGCGGTGAAGGACATGACCACTGTCGTGGTGACCTCCACATTGACGAGCCTGGCCGGTGAGACCTGGGTACGCGGGACGTCGGGCGCCATCGTCAACCGCAGGTTCAGCGCGATCCTCGTCATCTTCCTCGGCGCGCTGGCCGGTGCGGCGCTGCTGCAGATCCACATGGCCATCCCGCTGGGCGTTGCCGCCGCGGGCACCGTGGTCGTGGTGATCACCGGGCACCTTCTGTTACGCGAAAAGCGAGTCAGAAGACCCGATTTCGCTGAGACGAACCGCTCCTAG